In a single window of the Clarias gariepinus isolate MV-2021 ecotype Netherlands chromosome 16, CGAR_prim_01v2, whole genome shotgun sequence genome:
- the e4f1 gene encoding transcription factor E4F1, translating to MTEENNNTAESLTGQTQQHGSIITIQTTLGDEDEDVHRCGRCGEEFSALDIFIQHKLSRVCKHSLQASQVKDCDKDEELANDANRSSMDEDGGRLTTNRRTGHTPKEHGESENRDSLEQSKTALKLNEEGRYVCHVCEKTFKTVNILRTHLSIHTDKKDFKCDLCEAAFRTKGSLIRHNRRHTDERPYQCNQCGLSFRESGALTRHLKSLTPCTEKIRYSQCKEILFSKDGICTEVQQPPVLPEKEQPLPVVSVVQTVQDAVHIQVVQDLGQVQQVISQPEAEAVAEGDSLICQAIINSGIALETEAVEAAGQAEARSPKEVLQNPEAEGRISEIQVTEECVEVEAETVETSEKCMELFSSKAHKCPQCERTFRTTSHLRIHLKGHAGYRPFKCVTCQKEFLTGYMLKKHMEMHVTERRYKCGECGKLFKAIGHVREHMRAHSNDRPHHCNLCNKSYKTKNALQVHQRTHGEDKPYACPNCSRAFREKGALVRHIRHHTGEKPFKCSKCGRGFAEHGTLNRHLRSKGGCPVAQKPEVLLSPEEQQEGNRLAEAIISDDPHAVLVEFSSVADTQEYIIGTSAEETAQAEEVSVSRDDSNQFDSQIIKVVQQVVSQAHGGQQIIVRNVAADEKPGVFDTGDTITIATPESLTEQVALTLASAISNGALLSSSSSTEGTAAMEQDEHYVIASSDEMEIQTVVVV from the exons ATGActgaagaaaataataatacgGCAGAATCGCTTACCGGCCAAACGCAGCAGCACGGCAGCATCATCACCATCCAAACCACCCTGGGAGATGAAG ATGAAGATGTTCACAGATGTGGGCGATGTGGCGAGGAGTTTTCGGCTTTGGATATCTTTATCCAACACAAGCTTAGTCGGGTTTGTAAGCATTCGTTACAGGCCTCACAG GTGAAAGACTGCGATAAGGATGAAGAGCTGGCTAATGATGCAAACAGATCCTCAATGG ATGAGGACGGGGGCAGGTTAACCACGAACAGAAGGACAGGTCACACACCGAAGGAGCATGGCGAGTCTGAAAACAGAGACAGTTTAGAGCAAAGTAAAACAGCCTTAAAGCTCAACGAGGAAGGGCGCTACGTTTGTCACGTATGTGAGAAGACGTTCAAAACG GTAAATATCCTGAGGACACACTTGTCCATTCATACGGACAAAAAGGACTTTAAGTGTGATCTTTGTGAGGCTGCGTTCCGAACCAAAGGCTCTCTGATTCGCCACAACAGACGGCACACGG aTGAGCGGCCTTACCAGTGCAATCAGTGTGGCCTCTCCTTCAGAGAGTCTGGTGCTCTGACGAGACACTTAAAGTCGCTGACACCGTGTACAGAGAAGATCCGTTACAGCCAGTGCAAGGAGATTCTTTTCAGCAAGGATGGCATTTGCACAG AAGTGCAGCAACCTCCTGTGCTCCCTGAGAAGGAGCAGCCGCTGCCTGTGGTCAGTGTGGTGCAGACGGTGCAAGATGCCGTCCACATCCAGGTGGTACAAGACCTAGGACAAGTTCAACAG GTGATATCACAGCCTGAAGCCGAAGCTGTTGCAGAAGGAGACAGTCTAATCTGCCAAGCTATAATCAACTCGGGCATTGCTCTTGAGACTGAAGCTGTCGAGGCTGCAGGACAGGCAGAGGCCCGGTCGCCTAAAGAGGTCCTTCAGAATCCTGAGGCTGAGGGCAGAATCTCAGAGATTCAGGTGACTGAGGAATGTGTAGAGGTGGAGGCAGAGACTGTG GAGACTTCAGAGAAATGCATGGAACTCTTTTCGTCAAAGGCGCACAAATGTCCTCAGTGTGAGCGAACATTCAGAACAACTTCTCACTTGCGCATCCATCTTAAAGGACATGCTG GCTACAGGCCATTTAAGTGTGTGACATGTCAGAAGGAGTTTTTAACTGGCTATATGCTGAAGAAACACATGGAGATGCACGTGACTGAGCGCAGGTACAAGTGTGGCGAGTGTGGCAAGCTGTTCAAGGCTATAGGACACGTACGTGAACACATGAGGGCGCACTCCAATGACCGGCCACACCACTGCAACCTCTGCAACAAGAGCTACAAGACTAAG AATGCCCTTCAGGTGCACCAGCGTACGCATGGCGAGGACAAACCGTATGCATGTCCAAACTGCTCTCGGGCATTTCGTGAAAAAGGTGCTCTGGTGCGTCACATTCGCCACCACACCGGAGAGAAACCTTTTAAATGCTCCAAATGTGGTCGTGGATTTGCTGAGCATGGCACGCTCAATCGTCATTTACGATCAAAAG GGGGGTGCCCTGTAGCGCAGAAGCCAGAGGTGTTGCTGAGCCCCGAGGAGCAGCAGGAGGGTAACAGACTGGCAGAAGCGATCATTTCTGACGATCCCCATGCTGTGCTGGTGGAATTTTCCTCCGTGGCTGACACTCAGGAGTACATTATAGGA ACATCAGCTGAAGAGACTGCCCAAGCAGAGGAGGTGTCTGTTAGCCGTGATGATTCTAACCAG TTTGACAGCCAAATCATAAAGGTGGTACAGCAGGTTGTGAGTCAGGCACATGGAGGTCAGCAAATCATTGTGCGTAACGTGGCAGCTGATGAGAAGCCTGGCGTTTTCGACACCGGTGACACCATCACCATCGCTACACCTGAGAGCCTCACCGAGCAGGTGGCCCTAACTCTCGCCAGCGCCATCAGCAACGGTGCCCTCCTGAGCAGCTCCTCCTCAACAGAAGGCACTGCTGCAATGGAGCAGGACGAGCATTACGTCATCGCTTCCTCTGACGAGATGGAGATTCAGACTGTTGTGGTGGTCTGA